A region of Vigna radiata var. radiata cultivar VC1973A chromosome 10, Vradiata_ver6, whole genome shotgun sequence DNA encodes the following proteins:
- the LOC106776275 gene encoding major latex allergen Hev b 5 — MASVEVAQQTPATVQDTEATEVTKTVETTPEEVAAEVPATEQPAAEVAVPEQPADEVPNPESTTEEAKKESSEAAGAETTTTEESPDDTKSEVPVEVVSEERETKETEEAKAEEEKSGEEKSDEVKEEPTAEETKASTETEAAVTEEENKPAEALEAIPVVEKTEA, encoded by the coding sequence TGCAAGATACAGAAGCAACCGAGGTGACCAAGACCGTGGAAACAACCCCGGAAGAAGTAGCCGCTGAGGTTCCCGCCACAGAACAACCAGCTGCCGAGGTTGCTGTCCCAGAACAACCAGCCGATGAGGTTCCTAACCCAGAATCAACCACCGAAGAAGCAAAGAAGGAAAGCAGCGAAGCAGCAGGAGCAGAAACAACAACTACAGAAGAAAGCCCAGATGATACAAAAAGCGAAGTTCCAGTTGAAGTTGTGAGCGAGGAGAGAGAGACAAAGGAGACAGAGGAAGCGAAGGCAGAGGAAGAGAAGTCAGGAGAAGAGAAAAGTGACGAAGTGAAAGAAGAGCCAACAGCAGAGGAGACCAAAGCAAGTACTGAAACAGAAGCAGCAGTGACAGAGGAAGAGAACAAACCCGCTGAGGCACTGGAAGCGATTCCTGTTGTTGAGAAGACTGAAGCATAG